AAGAAGCGGAGAGGAGTGGGAGCAGTTACTAGTCCAGCTGGCGCCCAAGGAAACAGATGAGAGAGTGCCGGAACCTCAAAAAGAGAGAATTCAGTCTCCGGAGCCAAAGAAACACCTTGATACCCTTTTCCACGGGAACGATCAGGGCCAAAACGAGGAAAGAGCCTTGGAAGATCGTGATAGTACAGCCAATAAAAAGAAAAGTAACCAAGAAAGGAAAGAAAACGCAAGGGCTTCAACCCAAAAGAAATAAGGCATTTACGAAAGAACATGTCAGTGTGTAGCCTGGGGAGTATACCGGGCTTTTTATTTTCTTTGCCCTTTCCGGAGAAGGAATTAGAATAAGAAAACCGAACCTTAATCAAGGTAAATCTAACGTTATTTTTACCTTCAACCAACAAAACGTGGGGATGGGAAGTTGGAGTGAAAGTCGTTATATTGGCCGCTGGATTAGGAAAACGTTTGGGTAGCTTGACTGCCACCTTGCCCAAAGCTCTTCTTCCAGTTGCTGGACGTCCGATCTTAGACTGGCAACTGAGTTCGCTGAACCGCCTTGGAATACCAGCTCGTGACATTATAGTGGTAGGTGGCCACCAGATTGAAGCTTTACAGTCGACTTTGCCTTCCGAAGTCGTACTAATATTTAACCCAGACTACGCTACTTCTAACAACATTGTTTCGTTGTATGCTGCACGAAAGCAAATAACCAACCAGGATTTTATACTTTTCAATTCGGATACTCTAGCACATCATCGCATAATAGAGCTGGTTTTTAAAGCCAATTCATTACCGACGGTAGTGATAGACAAATCTAAACCTTTGGTCGGAGAAGAAATGAGGGTTCGGGTAGTAGGAGACCAGGTACTGGGGTTTGGTAAGCACCTAACCAATGCCCAGGGAGAATATATAGGCATTGCTCGCTTTGATGCCTGGTCTTCGGCGTTACTGTTTAAGGAAATTGACGACATGGTTTGCCACGGGCTAACTGGGGAATGGTATGAAGCCGCCTTTGACCGCTTGTGCCGCCGCATCCCGGTATACGCCACTTACACCCAAGGTTGGCCCTGGATTGAGATCGACGATGCCAACGATCTCGAGCGGGCCAAGTCAATGTGGGTACCTGTGGCGATGGAACTATGATCACACGTGTTATAGATTTGCCTGTATTTTTCCGGGTAGGACAAGGACTCCTTGAACAGGTTGGCTCCATCATTACCGAGGAGCACTTTGTTTTCCACCGTGTGCTTATAATCTCGGGCCCAGGGAGTACCAGCGCGGTTGCTCAGCTTGTGCTAGAAAGCCTAACTAAGGCCAATGCGTGCGTAGTCGGCTTACTGTCCGTAGAAGATAACTCGATAGAAACAGTAAACTCAATAAAGAAAAGAATTACTGACCTCGGCTCAGATCTCTTGGTAGGGGTTGGCGGGGGCAAGGTTTTGGACACGGGAAAGCTTGCTGCTTACGAAAAGAGGATCCCTTTTTTAGCTTTACCAACTGCCCTCTCCAATGATGGCATTGCTTCTCCAATTTCGGTCATCAAATTCCCCCAAGGTGTGCAGAGTATTGGCAGCCGGATTCCTTTAGGTATAATCGTAGATACTGAAATAGTTAGCCGGGCACCGGTTAGGCTAACATCAGCTGGGGTGGGGGATCTTTTGTCAAATCTATCAGCT
The Clostridia bacterium genome window above contains:
- a CDS encoding phosphocholine cytidylyltransferase family protein; translated protein: MKVVILAAGLGKRLGSLTATLPKALLPVAGRPILDWQLSSLNRLGIPARDIIVVGGHQIEALQSTLPSEVVLIFNPDYATSNNIVSLYAARKQITNQDFILFNSDTLAHHRIIELVFKANSLPTVVIDKSKPLVGEEMRVRVVGDQVLGFGKHLTNAQGEYIGIARFDAWSSALLFKEIDDMVCHGLTGEWYEAAFDRLCRRIPVYATYTQGWPWIEIDDANDLERAKSMWVPVAMEL
- a CDS encoding iron-containing alcohol dehydrogenase family protein: MITRVIDLPVFFRVGQGLLEQVGSIITEEHFVFHRVLIISGPGSTSAVAQLVLESLTKANACVVGLLSVEDNSIETVNSIKKRITDLGSDLLVGVGGGKVLDTGKLAAYEKRIPFLALPTALSNDGIASPISVIKFPQGVQSIGSRIPLGIIVDTEIVSRAPVRLTSAGVGDLLSNLSASEDWRLAARHGRDKVDTFADMLARSASERFLYLTEVRDGGQRGSAEFITALAEGLIASGLAMAIAGTSRPCSGAEHLISHALDQLLPKPFPHGVQVAIATLWVNCLRGNDWQTLRKVFKDLGMATTPEELGITQEQFFQAIIDAPHTRPGRFTILDLHKDKREWLKVYEKVYCQ